The following coding sequences lie in one Lolium perenne isolate Kyuss_39 chromosome 2, Kyuss_2.0, whole genome shotgun sequence genomic window:
- the LOC127321105 gene encoding chaperone protein ClpD2, chloroplastic, whose product MEACCCSSSSAPSASILAATGAGLRRRFSPSPSPSAGGRAVALAHPLRASPSPLSATTTPPRRGQQRRGAVVRAVFERFTERAVKAVVHSQREARGMGDEAVAPHHLLLGLVAEDRSAAGFLGPAARIDRARDACRAAVGKRGPAQAATGLATDVPFSAASKRVFVNAVEFSRNMGCNFISPDHIALGLLDLDDATTNNILKSLGVEPTQLAKQALARVKGELAKDGREPLGLSSFRLRDKSTAGNGRSAIVKYTNKRKEKSALALFCVDLTMRASGGLIDPVIGRKKEIERVVQIICRRTKNNPILLGEAGVGKTAIAEGLALKIANGDVPIFLVGRRILSLDVALLMAGAKERGELEARVTSLIREVRKAGDVILFIDEVHTLIGSGIAGRGSKGAGLDIANLLKPALARGELQCIASTTLDEHRLHFEKDKALARRFQPVYVNEPSQEDAVKILLGLREKYETYHKCKYTLEGINAAVYLSARYIPDRHLPDKAIDLIDEAGSRARMESFKRKKEEQCSIISKSPDEYWREIRAVQAMHDVALTNRLKYSLNENDQENEVNVEVLDDDKTSRTSTLSASADEPSMIGSEEIARVTSLWSGIPVQQLTADERKLLVGLDDELRKRVIGQDDAVVAISRAVKRSRVGMSDPDRPIATLLFCGPTGVGKTELTKALAATYFGSESAMVRLDMSEYMERHTVSKLIGSPPGYMGFGEGGTLTEAVRRKPFTVVLLDEIEKAHPDIFNILLQVFEDGHLSDSQGRRVSFKNTLIVMTSNVGSASISKGRMAIGFQTLNDTEENTYTVMKSLVMEELKAFFRPELLNRMDEVVVFRPLEKNQMLAILNIILQEVKGRLLALGIGLEVSDAMKDMIIQQGYDKSYGARPLRRAVTQFVEDVISEAILSGHYKPGDTITMDTDDTGKPCLSRMNDQTVQLSDPTPTL is encoded by the exons ATGGAGGCCTGCTGCTGCTCGTCGTCGTCGGCGCCGTCCGCGTCCATCCTCGCCGCCACGGGCGCCGGCCTCCGCCGCCGCTTCTCCCCGTCCCCGTCCCCATCCGCGGGCGGGAGGGCGGTGGCGCTCGCGCACCCGCTCCGCGCGTCCCCGTCCCCGCTTTCGGCGACCACGACACCGCCTCGGCGCGGGCAGCAGCGGCGCGGGGCCGTCGTCCGGGCGGTGTTCGAGCGCTTCACCGAGCGGGCGGTCAAGGCGGTGGTGCACTCGCAGCGGGAGGCGCGCGGGATGGGGGACGAGGCGGTCGCGCCGCACCACCTGCTGCTGGGCCTCGTCGCCGAGGACCGCTCCGCCGCGGGCTTCCTCGGCCCGGCCGCCCGGATCGACCGCGCACGCGACGCATGCCGCGCCGCCGTCGGGAAGCGAGGGCCCGCGCAGGCGGCCACGGGGCTCGCCACGGACGTGCCATTCTCCGCTGCCAGCAAGCGCGTCTTCGTCAACGCCGTCGAGTTCTCCAGGAACATGGGGTGCAACTTCATCTCCCCGGACCACATTGCGCTCGGCCTCCTCGACCTGGATGACGCCACCACCAACAACATCCTCAAGAG CTTAGGAGTAGAACCAACTCAGCTAGCAAAGCAGGCGCTTGCCCGAGTCAAAGGGGAGCTTGCCAAGGATGGCAGAGAGCCTCTGGGGTTATCTTCTTTCAGATTgcgtgataaatctactgctggaAATGGGAGGTCTGCAATTGTCAAATACACAAATAAAAGGAAAG AGAAGAGCGCACTAGCTCTATTTTGTGTAGATCTGACCATGCGAGCCAGTGGTGGATTAATTGATCCTGTTATTGGCCGCAAGAAGGAGATTGAAAGAGTAGTTCAGATTATATGCCGGCGCACAAAGAACAACCCTATTCTTTTGGGTGAAGCTGGCGTTGGTAAAACTGCCATTGCTGAGGGGTTGGCTCTTAAGATTGCTAACGGAGATGTGCCTATTTTTCTTGTG GGAAGACGTATATTGTCATTAGATGTTGCCTTACTGATGGCTGGTGCAAAAGAGAGGGGCGAGCTAGAAGCCAGGGTTACTAGTTTAATACGTGAAGTGCGCAAAGCAG GTGATGTTATTCTTTTCATCGACGAGGTTCATACTCTTATTGGATCTGGAATTGCCGGAAGAGGCAGTAAGGGAGCTGGTCTTGATATCGCTAATCTGCTGAAACCTGCACTTGCTAGAGGTGAATTGCAG TGCATTGCATCTACAACTCTGGATGAACACCGTTTGCATTTCGAGAAGGATAAGGCTTTGGCTCGCCGGTTTCAGCCAGTATATGTAAATGAGCCTAGTCAG GAGGATGCTGTGAAAATTCTACTTGGTCTTCGTGAAAAGTATGAGACTTACCACAAATGCAAATACACCTTAGAAGGCATCAATGCAGCGGTTTATTTGTCTGCGAGATATATCCCTGACAGACATCTTCCTGATAAGGCTATTGATCTGATTGATGAAGCTGGTAGCAGAGCTCGGATGGAATCATTTAAAAGGAAGAAAGAAGAGCAGTGCTCTATAATTTCAAAGTCACCAGATGAATATTGGCGAGAGATTAGAGCTGTCCAGGCCATGCATGATGTG GCACTGACTAACAGGTTGAAATATTCTCTGAATGAAAATGACCAAGAGAATGAAGTTAATGTTGAAGTACTGGATGATGACAAGACAAGTCGAACATCAACACTGTCAGCTTCAGCTGATGA gccatctatgattggatcagagGAAATTGCAAGAGTCACATCATTGTGGTCGGGCATACCAGTCCAGCAATTGACTGCAGATGAAAGAAAGCTTCTAGTAGGACTAGACGATGAACTCAGAAAGCGTGTCATAGGTCAAGATGATGCTGTTGTGGCAATATCAAGAGCTGTGAAGAGATCACGCGTTGGCATGAGTGATCCTGACAGACCTATTGCTACTCTACTTTTCTGCGGTCCAACAGGAGTAGGAAAGACTGAGTTAACCAAAGCTCTGGCAGCAACTTATTTTGGATCT GAGTCAGCTATGGTTAGGTTAGATATGAGTGAGTACATGGAGCGGCACACTGTGAGCAAGCTGATAGGCTCTCCTCCAGGGTACATGGGATTTGGTGAAGGTGGTACTTTGACAGAAGCAGTCAGAAGAAAACCATTTACTGTAGTATTGCTTGATGAAATAGAGAAAGCTCATCCTGATATTTTCAATATTCTTCTCCAAGTATTTGAAGATGGTCATTTGTCTGACTCACAG GGCCGCAGAGTTTCCTTCAAGAATACATTAATTGTCATGACATCCAACGTTGGTTCTGCATCAATATCCAAAGGAAGGATGGCCATAGGTTTCCAGACGCTGAATGATACAGAAGAAAACACATATACTGTGATGAAATCCTTGGTAATGGAGGAGTTGAAGGCATTTTTTCGGCCTGAATTGCTCAATAGAATGGATGAGGTTGTTGTGTTCCGTCCACTTGAGAAGAATCAG ATGCTTGCTATCCTCAATATAATTCTGCAAGAGGTGAAGGGTAGGCTTTTGGCCCTCGGTATCGGCTTAGAAGTATCTGACGCAATGAAGGACATGATTATTCAGCAAGGATACGACAAGAGCTATGGTGCGCGGCCACTGAGAAGGGCCGTCACCCAGTTCGTTGAAGATGTCATCAGTGAAGCAATTCTCTCTGGGCATTACAAGCCTGGCGATACCATAACCATGGACACTGATGACACGGGGAAGCCTTGCTTGAGTCGGATGAACGATCAGACTGTTCAATTGTCTGATCCCACGCCAACACTTTAA
- the LOC127321109 gene encoding chloroplastic import inner membrane translocase subunit HP30-2, which produces MEGMGQKRRPLVVMASSSTAAAQAAGRGGANPLAELTDRFRALETGVRSWMAKQPTHIEAAVTTAFGAVQGGALGGLMGTFAPEAGAGLPVPQPPPGLDPKALATFKQAQALAGGPLVQARNFAVMTGANAGISCVMRRIRGVEDVQGSMAAAFGSGALFSIVSGMGTPNPVVNAITTGMAFAVFQGGFFMVGQKFSKPKAQSEDTNYSRGRNMLNQLGLQNYEKNFKKGLLTDETLPLLNDSALRDVQIPPGPRLVILDHIKREPGLAKSK; this is translated from the exons ATGGAAGGGATGGGGCAGAAGAGGCGGCCGCTGGTGGTgatggcctcctcctccaccgcggCGGCGCAGGCGGCGGGCCGGGGCGGCGCCAACCCGCTGGCCGAGCTCACCGACCGCTTCAGGGCGCTGGAGACCGGGGTGCGCTCCTGGATGGCCAAGCAGCCCACCCACATCGAGGCCGCCGTCACCACCGCCTTCGGGGCCGTGCAGGGCGGCGCGCTCGGCGGGCTCATGGGCACCTTCGCCCCGGAAGCTGGGGCCGGGCTCCCCGTGCCGCAGCCGCCGCCCGGGCTCGACCCTAAGGCCTTGGCCACCTTCAAACAAGCGCAG GCTTTGGCAGGTGGTCCACTTGTGCAGGCTCGAAATTTTGCAGTCATGACTGGTGCAAACGCAGGCATATCTTGCGTTATGCGAAGGATAAGAGGAGTGGAGGATGTCCAGGGCAG CATGGCAGCAGCTTTTGGTTCTGGTGCTTTATTCTCCATCGTGAGTGGAATGGGAACCCCAAATCCAGTTGTTAATGCAATTACAACTGGTATGGCTTTTGCAGTATTTCAAGGTGGATTTTTCATG GTTGGGCAGAAATTCTCGAAGCCAAAGGCTCAGAGTGAAGATACAAACTACTCTCGTGGAAGAAATATGTTGAACCAATTAGGCCTTCAGAACTATGAAAAGAATTTCAAGAAGGGTCTTCTGACTGATGAAACATTGCCACTCCTCAATGACAG CGCGCTCAGAGATGTGCAGATCCCCCCTGGTCCAAGACTTGTCATCCtcgatcacattaaaag AGAACCTGGCTTGGCAAAATCAAAGTGA